In Carcharodon carcharias isolate sCarCar2 chromosome 37, sCarCar2.pri, whole genome shotgun sequence, one genomic interval encodes:
- the c37h11orf68 gene encoding UPF0696 protein C11orf68 homolog yields the protein MSDPDDEGPEPFQAERDLAAEAMAADMDPWVIFDGRRTPRAEFDDWLDSNRPSRVFRHGEPAHNAEPVGWIAVYGPSSSPEPERGDPEGLQEDWERLLSSGRPVTFETVKELALNRRVLSGKWLMHLDTGFKVDHAWGSIARAVLDGKVPAAKVSPYCPGSAAKHVICVPSDDFTDESQVVSLDAAIRAVGIKCPLSYKPDAYTYLGLYRGNHWKLCPTIYESRYDLECIPRRSRITSKVSMTELT from the coding sequence ATGAGTGACCCCGACGACGAGGGACCTGAGCCGTTCCAGGCGGAGCGCGACCTGGCGGCAGAGGCCATGGCGGCCGACATGGACCCCTGGGTCATCTTCGACGGCCGCAGGACCCCACGGGCTGAATTCGACGACTGGCTGGACAGCAACCGGCCCTCCCGCGTCTTCCGCCACGGCGAGCCGGCCCACAACGCCGAGCCCGTGGGCTGGATCGCCGTCTACGGGCCGAGCAGCTCGCCAGAGCCCGAGCGCGGCGACCCCGAGGGGCTGCAGGAGGACTGGGAGCGGCTGCTGAGCAGCGGGCGGCCCGTCACCTTCGAGACCGTCAAGGAGCTGGCCCTGAACCGGCGGGTGCTGAGCGGCAAGTGGCTGATGCACCTCGACACGGGCTTCAAGGTGGACCACGCCTGGGGCAGCATTGCCCGGGCGGTGCTGGACGGGAAGGTGCCCGCTGCCAAGGTCAGCCCCTACTGCCCTGGCTCGGCTGCCAAGCATGTCATCTGTGTACCCAGCGACGACTTCACCGACGAGAGCCAAGTGGTGAGCCTGGACGCTGCCATCCGGGCCGTGGGCATTAAGTGCCCCCTCTCCTACAAGCCAGACGCCTACACCTACCTGGGCCTGTATCGGGGCAATCACTGGAAGCTCTGCCCCACCATCTACGAGAGCCGCTACGACCTGGAGTGCATCCCCCGGCGCTCGCGCATCACCAGCAAGGTGTCCATGACCGAACTGACCTAA